From a region of the Microbacterium sp. nov. GSS16 genome:
- a CDS encoding MFS transporter: MTAPTRGTVAARAEGKTARRATTAAFAGAFIEWYDFYLYGTASALIFPAVFFPETSPELGLIQSFAAFAVGFLTRPIGAILFGHFGDKIGRKPMLLLTVLLIGIGTFGIGLIPSAEQIGITAAILLIFLRLVQGVGIGGEFGGGSLAALENAPIGKRGLMGSFHQMGTPAGLLVSTGVFSLVQLLPTEALFDWGWRIPFLLSGVLTLFAFYIRRHLPETKSFTDDSEATRKIPFFALIRENWRGLLIGIGARMTDAVTYNIINVFAISYATNYMGLDSSHMLTGFIISAAVQMCILPFIGALSDRIGRRPVYIAGIIICGIGGLFYFPVLQIDNVVLTWLMIILLHAIGTGSMFAIQGAFFAELFGTRMRYTGLGVVYQGSALLGGAPTPAIALALSLAFGTYWPAVIYLVVMCVVSVVCVVLAGETSRIDLKDAGRRRATSAPETASALEENA; this comes from the coding sequence ATGACCGCACCCACCCGTGGCACAGTCGCCGCTCGGGCTGAGGGTAAGACCGCTCGTCGCGCCACCACCGCCGCCTTCGCCGGCGCCTTCATCGAGTGGTACGACTTCTATCTCTACGGCACGGCATCCGCCCTGATCTTCCCTGCCGTCTTCTTCCCCGAGACCTCTCCCGAGCTCGGTCTCATCCAGTCGTTCGCGGCTTTCGCCGTCGGGTTCCTCACCCGTCCCATCGGCGCGATCCTGTTCGGTCACTTCGGCGACAAGATCGGCCGCAAGCCGATGCTGCTGCTGACAGTGCTGCTCATCGGCATCGGCACGTTCGGCATCGGCCTGATCCCGAGCGCCGAGCAGATCGGCATCACGGCCGCCATCCTGCTCATCTTCCTGCGGCTGGTGCAGGGCGTCGGCATCGGCGGTGAGTTCGGTGGCGGATCGCTCGCCGCCCTCGAGAACGCGCCCATCGGCAAGCGCGGACTGATGGGCAGCTTCCACCAGATGGGCACCCCGGCCGGTCTGCTGGTGTCGACCGGCGTGTTCAGCCTCGTTCAGCTGCTGCCCACCGAGGCGCTCTTCGACTGGGGATGGCGCATCCCGTTCCTGCTGTCGGGCGTGCTGACCCTGTTCGCCTTCTACATCCGCCGTCACCTGCCCGAGACGAAGTCGTTCACCGACGACTCCGAAGCGACCCGCAAGATCCCGTTCTTCGCGCTCATCCGCGAGAACTGGCGTGGCCTTCTCATCGGCATCGGCGCGCGCATGACCGACGCCGTCACGTACAACATCATCAACGTCTTCGCGATCTCGTACGCCACGAACTACATGGGCCTCGACAGCAGCCACATGCTGACCGGCTTCATCATCTCGGCCGCCGTGCAGATGTGCATCCTGCCGTTCATCGGCGCACTGTCCGACCGCATCGGCCGCCGCCCCGTCTACATCGCCGGCATCATCATCTGCGGTATCGGCGGGCTGTTCTACTTCCCGGTGCTGCAGATCGACAACGTCGTGCTCACCTGGCTGATGATCATCCTTCTGCACGCCATCGGCACCGGCAGCATGTTCGCCATCCAGGGCGCCTTCTTCGCCGAGCTATTCGGCACCCGCATGCGCTACACGGGCCTGGGCGTCGTCTACCAGGGCTCCGCACTGCTCGGCGGCGCTCCCACCCCGGCGATCGCCCTGGCTCTCAGCCTGGCGTTCGGCACCTACTGGCCGGCCGTGATCTACCTCGTGGTCATGTGCGTCGTCAGCGTGGTGTGCGTCGTGCTGGCCGGTGAGACCAGCCGGATCGATCTGAAGGATGCCGGTCGCCGGCGTGCCACGAGCGCGCCCGAGACGGCATCCGCTCTGGAGGAGAACGCATGA
- a CDS encoding sulfatase family protein, producing MTRPNIVLIMTDQQRFDSIAALGHDHAVTPHLDRLVTEGAAFTNTYVASPSCAPSRASLFTGLYPHSSGVLRNDDPWKHSWVELLAEAGYRTTSIGKMHTYPYEAPVGFKERHVIENKDRAHPNLPYFLDNWDKAFWIRGLQKPSRVTYRDLPDYAERLGAFEWELPEDMHADNFVGGLAEHWLRTYPNHDEPFFLQIGFPGPHPPYDPTPRHLDPFRDKDMPDVPRSQEDLDSQPFPLKELRKHHQANDHDAIVMLENPTLEQLQRQRRHYFANVAMIDEKIGDLITALDERGVLDNTVIVFTSDHGDALGDHGHSQKWNMYEGSVHVPGIIWGPPYIRAGQVHEGLISLMDFAPTILELAGVTPPVWMEADSLVPALKGEPWEGREYVFSEHARDFILTETALMTMVRDARYKLVEFVDHDEGQLFDLQDDPREEVSLWADPAHAATRARLEKAIARWRAESSMHTATWSKDVR from the coding sequence ATGACCCGTCCCAACATCGTGCTGATCATGACCGATCAGCAGCGGTTCGACTCGATCGCGGCCCTCGGCCACGATCACGCCGTCACCCCGCACCTCGACCGCCTCGTCACCGAGGGCGCCGCGTTCACGAACACGTACGTGGCAAGCCCCTCGTGCGCGCCGAGCCGTGCCAGCCTCTTCACCGGCCTGTACCCGCACAGCTCGGGCGTGCTCCGAAACGACGACCCGTGGAAGCACTCCTGGGTCGAGCTGCTCGCCGAGGCCGGCTACCGCACCACGAGCATCGGCAAGATGCACACCTATCCCTATGAGGCGCCGGTCGGCTTCAAAGAGCGTCACGTCATCGAGAACAAGGACAGGGCGCACCCGAACCTGCCCTACTTCCTCGACAACTGGGACAAGGCGTTCTGGATCCGCGGGCTGCAGAAGCCGAGCCGCGTCACCTACCGCGACTTGCCGGACTACGCCGAGCGCCTCGGCGCGTTCGAGTGGGAGCTGCCCGAAGACATGCACGCCGACAACTTCGTCGGCGGGCTGGCCGAGCACTGGCTGCGCACCTACCCGAACCACGACGAGCCGTTCTTCCTGCAGATCGGGTTCCCCGGGCCGCACCCGCCCTACGACCCGACCCCGCGGCACCTCGATCCGTTCCGCGACAAGGACATGCCCGATGTGCCGCGCTCGCAGGAAGACCTCGACAGCCAGCCCTTCCCCCTCAAAGAGCTGCGCAAGCACCACCAGGCCAATGATCACGACGCGATCGTCATGCTCGAGAATCCCACTCTCGAGCAGCTGCAGCGTCAGCGGCGGCACTACTTCGCCAACGTGGCGATGATCGACGAGAAGATCGGCGATCTGATCACCGCCCTCGACGAGCGCGGCGTGCTCGACAACACCGTCATCGTGTTCACCTCCGACCACGGCGACGCGCTCGGAGACCACGGCCACTCGCAGAAGTGGAACATGTACGAGGGCTCGGTGCACGTGCCGGGCATCATCTGGGGCCCGCCCTACATCCGCGCCGGCCAGGTGCACGAGGGTCTCATCTCGCTGATGGACTTCGCGCCCACGATCCTCGAACTCGCCGGCGTCACGCCGCCGGTGTGGATGGAGGCCGACTCGCTCGTGCCCGCCCTGAAGGGCGAGCCGTGGGAGGGGCGCGAGTACGTGTTCAGCGAGCACGCACGCGACTTCATCCTCACCGAGACCGCGCTGATGACGATGGTGCGCGACGCCCGGTACAAGCTCGTCGAATTCGTCGATCACGACGAGGGTCAGCTCTTCGACCTGCAGGATGACCCGCGCGAGGAGGTCAGCCTGTGGGCCGACCCTGCTCATGCGGCCACCCGCGCACGCCTCGAGAAGGCGATCGCGCGCTGGCGGGCGGAGAGCTCGATGCACACCGCCACCTGGTCGAAGGACGTGCGCTGA
- a CDS encoding sugar-binding transcriptional regulator, protein MTSQANMPEFDDELMLRVARAYYLDDHSKVQIAAETGLSRWQVARLITSARSRGFVRIEVGDPSEENEELGRRLAARLRLKSATVISRSDDSTHAPTIDGIGRALASLLSDEIHAGQTIGLTWSRAIEAMTHHLARLAPCDVVQLAGALTMPGDRLGSVEVIRQVARIAEGTAHPMYAPLFVGDLDAAAALRLQPEIADCLARVSNLDVAVLSIGTWEETGSALYPIVPQEMAEAARRAGAVGEVSGRLFDADGRPVSHDIDDRVIGATIDSLRDVPHIIATSYGGHRAEATIAAARSGLIDVLVADELLARAILAP, encoded by the coding sequence GTGACATCGCAGGCGAACATGCCGGAGTTCGACGACGAGCTGATGTTGCGCGTGGCGCGTGCGTACTATCTCGATGACCACTCCAAGGTGCAGATCGCAGCGGAAACCGGACTGTCTCGCTGGCAGGTGGCACGACTGATCACCTCGGCGCGCTCCCGCGGATTCGTTCGGATCGAGGTGGGCGATCCCAGCGAGGAGAACGAAGAGCTGGGGCGCCGACTGGCGGCCCGTCTGCGCCTGAAGTCCGCGACGGTGATCTCTCGCAGCGACGACTCGACGCACGCGCCGACGATCGACGGGATCGGGCGCGCGCTGGCCTCGCTGCTGTCGGATGAGATCCACGCCGGGCAGACCATCGGCCTCACCTGGAGTCGCGCGATCGAGGCGATGACCCACCACCTCGCCCGCCTCGCGCCCTGCGACGTGGTGCAGCTCGCGGGCGCCCTCACGATGCCGGGCGATCGCCTCGGCTCTGTGGAGGTGATCCGCCAAGTCGCGCGCATCGCCGAGGGCACCGCGCACCCCATGTACGCGCCGCTGTTCGTCGGCGATCTCGACGCCGCGGCTGCTCTGCGCCTGCAGCCCGAGATCGCGGACTGCCTGGCTCGGGTCTCGAACCTCGACGTCGCCGTGCTCTCCATCGGCACCTGGGAGGAGACCGGGTCGGCTCTGTATCCGATCGTCCCGCAGGAGATGGCGGAGGCCGCGCGGCGGGCGGGCGCCGTGGGCGAGGTGTCCGGACGCCTGTTCGACGCCGACGGCCGGCCGGTGAGCCACGACATCGACGACCGGGTCATCGGCGCCACTATCGACTCGCTGCGCGACGTGCCGCACATCATCGCCACTTCGTACGGGGGCCACCGGGCCGAGGCGACGATCGCGGCCGCCAGGTCCGGGCTGATCGATGTGCTCGTCGCCGACGAGCTGCTAGCCCGCGCGATCCTCGCTCCCTGA
- a CDS encoding NAD(P)-dependent alcohol dehydrogenase: MDARDVIPERMRTSELLAQDSLRLSERAVPAPAADEVLVRVASVGVCGSDTHYFTHGRIGPFVVDQPLVLGHEASGVIVAVGGEVDAARIGSRVSIEPQRPCRRCEQCKSGAYNLCPEMRFFATPPVDGAFSEYVTIQADFAHPVPESVSDDAAALMEPLSVGVWACRKAGVTAGSRVIIAGAGPIGVITAQVARAFGATEIVMSDVSEERLAFALAHGATRVQHASARPAEAHFDAFIDASGAEPAIRAGIPAVKPGGRVVLVGLGADDLMLPVNLLQNRELWLTGVFRYANTWPTAIDLVASGRVDLDVLVTHRFGLDEVQDALMAGRLPGALKAVVEPWR, from the coding sequence ATGGACGCGCGAGACGTGATCCCCGAGCGGATGCGCACCTCAGAGCTGCTGGCGCAGGATTCGCTCAGGCTGAGCGAACGCGCGGTTCCGGCGCCGGCCGCCGACGAGGTGCTCGTGCGTGTGGCATCCGTCGGGGTGTGCGGTTCTGACACGCACTACTTCACCCACGGTCGGATCGGCCCGTTCGTCGTCGATCAGCCGCTGGTGCTCGGCCACGAAGCCTCCGGCGTGATCGTCGCCGTCGGCGGAGAAGTGGATGCCGCCCGCATCGGATCCCGCGTGTCGATCGAGCCGCAGCGCCCCTGCCGGCGGTGCGAGCAGTGCAAGAGCGGCGCATACAACCTGTGCCCCGAGATGCGGTTCTTCGCGACGCCGCCGGTGGACGGCGCGTTCAGCGAGTACGTGACGATCCAGGCCGACTTCGCGCACCCCGTGCCCGAATCGGTGTCCGACGACGCGGCGGCCCTCATGGAGCCGCTCTCGGTGGGCGTGTGGGCCTGCCGCAAGGCGGGGGTCACGGCCGGTTCGCGGGTGATCATCGCCGGGGCGGGCCCGATCGGCGTCATCACCGCTCAGGTCGCGCGGGCCTTCGGCGCCACCGAGATCGTCATGAGCGACGTCTCGGAGGAGCGCCTGGCCTTCGCCCTCGCGCATGGCGCCACGAGAGTGCAGCACGCGAGCGCGCGGCCGGCGGAGGCGCACTTCGACGCGTTCATCGACGCGTCCGGTGCCGAGCCGGCCATCCGCGCGGGCATCCCCGCGGTGAAGCCCGGTGGTCGCGTCGTGCTCGTCGGGCTGGGGGCGGACGATCTGATGCTGCCCGTCAACCTGCTGCAGAATCGCGAGCTCTGGCTCACCGGCGTGTTCCGCTATGCGAACACCTGGCCGACCGCGATCGACCTGGTCGCCAGCGGGCGCGTGGATCTCGACGTGCTCGTGACGCACCGATTCGGTCTGGACGAGGTGCAGGACGCGCTGATGGCCGGTCGTCTGCCCGGTGCGTTGAAGGCCGTCGTCGAGCCGTGGCGGTGA